A genomic segment from Polyangium mundeleinium encodes:
- a CDS encoding efflux RND transporter permease subunit has protein sequence MFENIVAAALRHRGAVLLVTLIVAAFGTWAFTGVTIEAFPDPTDTQVNVITLYAGQPAEEMDRQISVPIERAVNGTPGLVRVRAINLFGLSFVTLTFGDGVDPIFARAQTTERLRNAELPESVRPELGSLSTPIGEIYRYTLSSEKRDPLELRTLQDWVVRPRLLRVQGVADVVSYGGLVREIQIHPDPGAMAAKGVGMSELVRALEASSENASGGIVERGAEALVIRSEGLFTGAADIGRIAVTTRGGTPIYLSDLASVQEGWTPRQGIVGRADDPDVVEGIILMRRGENPSEVLSAVRAKIDELNGKVLPRSVKIWTFYDRTELVSKTLETVARNLAEGAVLVVLVLFVVLLDLRAALIVASVIPMSLLSAFIYLKARGMSANLISMGAVDFGIIVDGAVVIVESIVHRMSHHEPSEPPARVQERIERAVRDVVRPTVFSLLIIIAAYLPIFLLQRVEGRIFAPLAHTVVAALVGSLLFSITLVPVLATFAYRKPRPHRESPVLRWASRLYVPALRASLRRPLAVLLLAMASLGASGVLLAQRGSEFLPELNEGALYLTFTLPSNVSLSEGRRFAPIIARIVDAFPEVEARVSQLGRPEDGTDPTMSNNLEMFVKLKPATEWGPDAPTLGALIAKMQTSLSVIPGLEVNFSQPIRDNVNENISGQFGQVALKIYGDDMPKLQEAAENAKRALADVPGIADLGIVKSGEVPQVRIRPSREALGRYGLSMEEVQGFVSTALGGRAVGKLWEGDRSFDVVLRFPESSRDSLEQIENLRVPTSSGALVPLSSLGEIGVDYGRASINRENGQRYIGVRMNVRGRDLGTFVDDARKAVEAKVPLDSGMSVEWGGEFESKERAMRRLALVLPLALLVTLGLLFNAFRSMPLAILVLLNVPFALVGGAVALWAFDMPVSIAAAVGFIALVGQASLNGVLVLSAIVERRAQGLGLDEAVMEGAKERLRAVLMTAALAALGLLPAAVSKAMGAETQRPIAVVIVGGTVSAALLSLVVLPVMYRFAVELSDRARRAFAMRTAPAQASGDAE, from the coding sequence GTGTTCGAGAACATCGTGGCCGCGGCGCTCCGTCACCGCGGCGCCGTCCTGCTCGTCACTTTGATCGTGGCTGCGTTCGGGACCTGGGCGTTCACGGGCGTCACCATCGAGGCGTTCCCCGATCCGACCGACACCCAGGTCAACGTCATCACGCTCTACGCCGGGCAGCCCGCGGAGGAGATGGATCGCCAGATCTCGGTCCCCATCGAGCGTGCTGTCAACGGCACGCCGGGGCTCGTGCGGGTCCGCGCGATCAACCTCTTCGGTTTGTCGTTCGTGACCCTCACGTTCGGCGACGGCGTCGATCCCATCTTCGCGCGCGCGCAGACGACGGAGCGGCTTCGCAACGCCGAGCTGCCCGAGAGTGTGCGGCCCGAGCTCGGCTCGCTCTCCACGCCGATCGGCGAGATCTACCGGTACACGCTCTCGTCGGAGAAGCGCGACCCGCTCGAACTGCGCACGCTGCAGGACTGGGTCGTGCGCCCGCGCCTGCTCCGCGTGCAGGGCGTGGCCGACGTCGTGAGTTACGGCGGACTCGTGCGCGAGATCCAGATCCACCCGGATCCCGGGGCCATGGCGGCCAAGGGCGTCGGGATGAGCGAGCTCGTGCGCGCGCTCGAGGCCTCGTCGGAGAACGCGTCGGGCGGCATCGTGGAGCGAGGCGCCGAGGCGCTGGTCATCCGCAGCGAAGGCCTGTTCACGGGCGCCGCGGACATCGGCCGGATTGCGGTGACAACCCGCGGCGGCACGCCGATCTACCTCTCGGACCTCGCCAGCGTGCAGGAGGGGTGGACGCCGCGGCAGGGCATCGTGGGGCGCGCGGACGATCCGGACGTGGTCGAGGGTATCATCCTCATGCGGCGCGGCGAGAACCCGAGCGAGGTGCTCTCTGCGGTGCGGGCGAAGATCGACGAGCTGAACGGGAAGGTCCTGCCGCGCAGCGTGAAGATCTGGACCTTCTACGACCGCACGGAGCTCGTCTCGAAGACCCTCGAGACCGTGGCGCGGAACCTCGCCGAGGGCGCCGTGCTCGTCGTGCTGGTGCTCTTCGTGGTGCTGCTTGACCTGCGCGCGGCACTGATCGTGGCGTCCGTGATCCCGATGTCGCTGCTCTCGGCCTTCATCTACCTGAAGGCGCGGGGCATGAGCGCGAACCTCATCTCCATGGGCGCGGTGGACTTCGGGATCATCGTCGACGGCGCGGTCGTGATCGTGGAGTCGATCGTGCACCGCATGTCGCACCACGAGCCCTCCGAGCCGCCCGCACGCGTACAGGAGCGCATCGAGCGGGCCGTCAGGGACGTGGTTCGTCCGACCGTGTTCTCGCTCCTGATCATCATCGCCGCGTACTTGCCGATCTTCCTCCTGCAGCGCGTCGAGGGCCGGATCTTCGCGCCGCTCGCGCACACGGTGGTCGCGGCGCTCGTGGGCAGCCTGCTCTTCTCGATCACGCTCGTGCCTGTGCTGGCGACGTTCGCCTACCGGAAGCCGAGGCCGCACCGCGAGTCGCCCGTGCTGCGCTGGGCGTCCCGGCTCTACGTGCCCGCGCTGCGCGCGTCCTTGCGGCGCCCGCTCGCGGTTCTGCTCCTCGCGATGGCTTCGCTCGGCGCGAGCGGGGTCCTGCTCGCCCAGCGCGGCAGCGAGTTTTTGCCCGAGCTCAACGAAGGAGCGCTCTACCTGACGTTTACATTGCCCTCCAACGTTTCGTTGAGCGAAGGGCGCAGGTTCGCGCCGATCATCGCGCGGATCGTCGACGCGTTTCCCGAGGTCGAGGCGCGCGTGAGCCAGCTCGGCCGCCCCGAGGACGGCACCGATCCGACGATGTCGAACAACCTCGAGATGTTCGTGAAGCTCAAGCCCGCCACGGAGTGGGGGCCGGACGCCCCCACGCTCGGGGCCCTCATCGCCAAGATGCAGACGTCGCTCTCGGTCATCCCCGGGCTCGAGGTGAACTTCTCCCAGCCTATCCGCGACAACGTGAACGAGAACATCTCGGGGCAGTTCGGGCAGGTGGCGCTCAAGATCTACGGCGACGACATGCCCAAGCTGCAGGAGGCCGCGGAGAACGCGAAGCGCGCGCTCGCCGACGTGCCGGGCATCGCCGATCTCGGCATCGTCAAGAGCGGCGAGGTGCCGCAGGTCCGCATCCGGCCGAGCCGCGAGGCGCTCGGGCGGTACGGTTTGTCGATGGAGGAGGTGCAGGGCTTCGTGTCCACGGCGCTCGGCGGGCGCGCGGTCGGCAAGCTCTGGGAGGGCGATCGATCCTTCGACGTGGTGCTCCGCTTCCCCGAATCCTCGCGGGACTCGCTGGAGCAGATCGAGAACCTGCGCGTGCCGACGTCCTCGGGCGCGCTCGTGCCCCTCTCGTCGCTCGGCGAGATCGGCGTCGATTACGGGCGCGCCTCGATTAACCGCGAGAACGGGCAGCGGTACATCGGCGTGCGCATGAACGTGCGCGGGCGTGACCTCGGGACGTTCGTGGACGATGCGCGCAAGGCGGTGGAGGCGAAGGTGCCGCTCGACAGCGGCATGAGCGTCGAGTGGGGAGGGGAGTTCGAGTCGAAGGAGCGCGCGATGCGCAGGCTCGCGCTCGTCCTGCCCCTGGCGCTCCTGGTCACGCTGGGGCTCTTGTTCAACGCCTTCCGGTCGATGCCGCTCGCGATCCTCGTGCTCCTCAACGTGCCGTTCGCGCTCGTGGGCGGGGCCGTCGCGCTGTGGGCCTTCGACATGCCGGTCTCGATCGCGGCGGCCGTCGGGTTCATCGCGCTCGTGGGGCAGGCCTCGCTGAACGGTGTGCTCGTGCTTTCGGCGATCGTCGAGCGCAGGGCGCAGGGGCTCGGCCTCGACGAGGCGGTGATGGAGGGCGCGAAGGAGCGCCTGCGGGCGGTCTTGATGACGGCGGCGCTCGCGGCGCTGGGGCTCTTGCCGGCGGCCGTGTCGAAGGCGATGGGCGCGGAGACGCAGCGGCCGATCGCGGTCGTCATTGTGGGCGGCACGGTGTCGGCCGCGCTCCTCTCGCTCGTGGTCCTGCCCGTGATGTACCGGTTTGCGGTCGAACTCTCCGACCGGGCGCGCCGCGCCTTCGCCATGCGCACAGCGCCCGCGCAGGCCTCCGGCGACGCCGAATAG
- a CDS encoding RecQ family ATP-dependent DNA helicase produces MNAKPPLPDLDALRAAHFGFAELRPFQHEAIGALLANSEGGRVLLVAPTGGGKSLCYQLPALALPGTALVVSPLVALMEDQVRSLEARGIPATFFASTLSAEENGRRLAALRRGAFKLVYAAPERLGHAGLWAALAAAGTSLVAIDEAHCIVQWGHDFRPDYLRIGEALAARGPTRMIACTATATRAARGEIMRRLGWDPRKVVTVLRGFFRPNLTLRVARARAPREVLGEVRRALAEALAGPGAGIVYTATRKSAEALAAALRADGWDAPVYHGGTAAPERARISAAFAARETRVLVATNAFGMGVDRPDVRIVVHAETPGSLEAYYQEVGRAGRDGLDAHGLLLVTPKDLALRRRLCRLGPDGAPATRAEAARALGRLAELVRYIDGKMCRHRILLRHFGDDPRLIDGGCGRCDVCVEATPPDTVRDPPRFEDIHEALTKAPDEQPAAPSKPRPVAAPAGVPSELLEALRRYRRARALSLGVPAYVVAPNRALVEMAMLRPASTEELLGVRGMGKGRVAAHGQGFLRVIGGEAVEA; encoded by the coding sequence GTGAACGCCAAACCACCCCTGCCCGATCTCGACGCCCTGCGCGCGGCCCACTTCGGTTTCGCGGAACTCCGGCCCTTCCAGCACGAGGCGATCGGCGCGCTCCTCGCCAATAGCGAAGGCGGCCGCGTGCTGCTTGTCGCGCCAACCGGAGGCGGCAAATCGCTCTGTTACCAGCTCCCCGCGCTCGCGCTCCCCGGCACGGCGCTCGTGGTCTCGCCGCTCGTCGCCCTCATGGAGGATCAGGTCCGCAGCCTCGAAGCGCGCGGGATCCCGGCGACGTTTTTCGCGTCGACCCTCTCGGCCGAAGAAAACGGACGCCGCCTCGCCGCGCTGCGCCGGGGCGCCTTCAAGCTCGTGTACGCGGCGCCCGAGCGGCTCGGGCATGCCGGGCTTTGGGCGGCGCTCGCCGCGGCGGGCACGTCGCTCGTGGCGATCGACGAGGCGCACTGCATCGTGCAGTGGGGCCACGACTTCCGGCCCGATTACCTGCGCATCGGCGAGGCCCTCGCCGCGCGCGGACCGACCCGCATGATCGCGTGCACGGCCACGGCGACGCGGGCTGCGCGCGGGGAAATCATGCGGCGGCTCGGATGGGATCCGCGGAAGGTCGTCACCGTGCTGCGGGGGTTTTTCCGACCGAACCTCACGCTCCGCGTGGCGCGGGCGCGGGCGCCACGCGAGGTGCTCGGGGAGGTGCGGCGCGCGCTCGCCGAGGCGCTCGCCGGGCCGGGCGCGGGCATCGTGTACACGGCGACGCGCAAGTCGGCCGAGGCCCTCGCCGCGGCGCTGCGCGCAGACGGATGGGACGCGCCCGTCTACCACGGAGGGACGGCCGCGCCGGAGCGCGCGCGGATCTCCGCGGCGTTCGCGGCTCGCGAGACACGCGTGCTCGTCGCGACGAACGCGTTCGGCATGGGCGTGGATCGTCCCGACGTACGGATCGTCGTGCACGCGGAGACGCCCGGCTCGCTGGAGGCCTACTACCAGGAGGTCGGTCGCGCGGGGCGCGATGGGCTCGACGCGCACGGGCTGCTCCTCGTGACGCCGAAGGATCTCGCGCTCCGGCGCAGGCTCTGCCGCCTCGGCCCCGACGGCGCGCCCGCGACCCGCGCGGAGGCGGCGCGCGCGCTCGGGCGCCTCGCGGAGCTCGTGCGGTACATCGACGGCAAGATGTGCCGTCATCGGATCCTGCTCCGGCACTTCGGCGACGATCCACGCTTGATCGACGGCGGTTGCGGGCGGTGCGACGTCTGCGTCGAGGCCACACCTCCCGACACCGTGCGGGATCCACCGCGCTTCGAGGACATCCACGAGGCGCTGACGAAGGCGCCCGACGAACAACCCGCCGCCCCCTCGAAGCCACGGCCCGTCGCCGCGCCCGCTGGCGTCCCTTCGGAGCTCCTCGAAGCGCTGCGCCGCTACCGGCGGGCGCGCGCGCTTTCCCTCGGCGTCCCCGCGTACGTGGTCGCGCCAAACCGCGCCCTCGTGGAGATGGCGATGCTGCGGCCCGCCTCGACCGAGGAGCTCCTCGGCGTCCGCGGCATGGGAAAAGGCCGCGTCGCCGCGCATGGCCAGGGCTTTTTGCGGGTGATCGGCGGGGAGGCCGTCGAGGCGTGA
- a CDS encoding amidase, whose amino-acid sequence MSFAGSDELLSASALKLASLVREGNLSPVDLVDLYIARIEAENPALNAVVADRFEHARREAREAADKLAQRTTSEPLPPLFGVPCTVKEGIAVEGMPHTAGVFARKHLRAAEDARVVRRVREAGAIVLGVTNMPEGGLWLETDNRIYGRTNNPWDLARIPGGSSGGEAAILAAGASPFGIGSDIAGSIRIPAAMCGVFGHKPTGGLVSNQGYWPDVPGALDTFLCTGPMTRRAEDLWPLLGLMAERDLEGDPGAIDLRGVTVYPLETTGAARIRPSKRQAVRRAAAALEARGARIAELRTRGLSKALFIWTAMMEEEAGALTYGEVLGNGRPIRIARELLRAPFPSAPHTVQALIVAGVEALLKSVPAPIATWSSAGKRLREELEAELGPRGVLLHPTYTRSAPRHWEPLLTPLDFVCTALFNVLAFPVTQVPAGFDDLGLPLGVQVAARRNEDALTIAVARALEEDLGGWTKARRKTRPPRRATIAP is encoded by the coding sequence ATGTCGTTCGCCGGTTCCGACGAGCTGCTCTCCGCCTCCGCCCTGAAGCTCGCGTCGCTCGTGCGCGAAGGAAACCTCTCGCCTGTTGATCTCGTCGACCTCTACATCGCGCGCATCGAAGCGGAAAATCCCGCCCTCAACGCCGTCGTCGCCGATCGGTTCGAGCACGCGCGGCGCGAGGCGAGGGAAGCCGCGGACAAACTTGCCCAGAGGACCACGAGCGAACCGTTGCCGCCGCTCTTCGGCGTCCCTTGCACGGTGAAAGAGGGCATCGCCGTCGAGGGCATGCCGCACACGGCGGGCGTCTTCGCGCGCAAGCACCTGCGCGCCGCCGAGGACGCCCGTGTCGTGCGCCGCGTGCGCGAGGCCGGCGCCATCGTCCTCGGCGTGACGAACATGCCCGAGGGCGGCCTCTGGCTCGAGACCGACAACCGCATCTACGGCCGCACGAACAACCCCTGGGACCTTGCGCGCATCCCTGGTGGATCGAGCGGCGGCGAGGCCGCGATCCTCGCGGCTGGCGCGTCTCCGTTCGGCATCGGCTCCGACATCGCCGGCTCGATCCGCATCCCCGCCGCGATGTGCGGCGTGTTCGGCCACAAGCCCACGGGTGGCCTCGTCTCGAATCAGGGCTACTGGCCCGACGTGCCCGGCGCGCTCGACACGTTCCTCTGCACGGGCCCCATGACCCGCCGTGCCGAGGACCTCTGGCCGCTGCTCGGGCTCATGGCCGAGCGAGATCTCGAAGGGGATCCGGGCGCGATCGATCTGCGCGGCGTCACCGTGTACCCGCTCGAAACGACAGGCGCAGCGCGCATCCGCCCGAGCAAGCGACAAGCCGTGCGACGCGCGGCAGCGGCGCTCGAAGCCCGCGGCGCGCGGATCGCTGAGCTCCGCACGCGGGGCCTTTCAAAGGCGCTCTTCATCTGGACCGCGATGATGGAGGAAGAGGCCGGCGCGCTGACGTACGGCGAGGTGCTCGGCAACGGCCGCCCGATCCGGATCGCACGCGAGCTCCTCCGCGCGCCGTTCCCCTCGGCGCCGCACACGGTCCAGGCGCTGATCGTCGCGGGCGTCGAGGCGCTCCTGAAGAGCGTGCCCGCGCCGATCGCCACCTGGTCTTCCGCGGGCAAACGGCTGCGCGAAGAGCTCGAAGCCGAGCTCGGCCCGCGTGGCGTCCTCCTGCATCCGACGTACACGCGCTCGGCGCCGCGCCACTGGGAGCCGCTGCTCACGCCCCTCGACTTCGTCTGCACGGCCCTCTTCAACGTGCTCGCGTTCCCCGTCACGCAAGTGCCCGCGGGCTTTGACGATCTCGGTTTGCCCCTCGGCGTGCAGGTCGCAGCAAGGCGCAACGAAGATGCCCTCACCATCGCCGTCGCGCGCGCCCTCGAAGAAGACCTCGGCGGCTGGACGAAGGCGCGCCGAAAGACGCGGCCCCCGCGCCGCGCTACGATCGCACCGTGA
- a CDS encoding YqiA/YcfP family alpha/beta fold hydrolase, whose protein sequence is MTNPRFLYLHGFASGPRSKKGVAVAEHYGRRGVDIDRLDLRLPSFEHLRVSAMITEVRRRIGGDRDRAVLFGSSLGGLVASRVAEIDARVAALVLLAPAFDLSRRWRARLGEAGMARWAETGFLEVDDLTTGGKARVDYGFFQDLEAVDGNDGTLPDVRVPTLVLHGTRDDVVSIDRSRDFAEERRHVTLHELDDGHELVASLPWILSASESFLAAFLGSVARS, encoded by the coding sequence GTGACGAATCCGCGTTTCCTCTACCTGCACGGCTTCGCCTCCGGTCCCCGCTCCAAGAAGGGCGTCGCCGTGGCCGAGCACTACGGCCGTCGCGGCGTCGACATCGACCGCCTCGACCTGCGTTTGCCCTCGTTCGAGCACCTGCGCGTCTCCGCGATGATCACGGAGGTTCGTCGCCGCATCGGCGGCGATCGGGATCGCGCCGTCCTCTTCGGGTCGAGCCTCGGCGGCCTCGTCGCGAGCCGCGTGGCCGAGATCGACGCGCGCGTCGCGGCCCTCGTGCTCCTCGCGCCCGCCTTCGACCTCTCGCGACGCTGGCGCGCGCGCCTCGGCGAAGCGGGCATGGCGCGCTGGGCCGAGACAGGCTTCCTGGAGGTCGACGATCTCACGACGGGCGGCAAGGCCCGCGTCGACTACGGGTTTTTCCAGGACCTCGAAGCCGTGGACGGCAACGACGGCACGCTCCCCGATGTGCGTGTCCCGACGCTCGTTCTTCACGGCACGCGTGACGATGTCGTCTCGATCGATCGCTCACGCGACTTCGCGGAAGAACGCCGCCACGTCACGCTCCACGAGCTCGACGACGGCCACGAACTCGTCGCGTCGCTCCCTTGGATCCTCTCCGCATCGGAGTCCTTCCTCGCGGCATTCCTCGGCTCGGTCGCTCGCTCCTGA
- a CDS encoding PAS domain-containing protein: MNDGRLSDAALSVFPEPIAIVDRALLVQKANTAWTTTFVDSPLAEPSLAAALAKVLSGETTRAEVTLETRSAEHAVTIVPVPDGDTRAALVHARPVPVREPAPRSSDDRLPATLLRRVLDRLPVTVSLVDAEGRSLFSNETRARLLGAAAKEERESGTRALLIDPADADFVREVEARVLATGTEEIITSDVPTALGTRSMFFHLVPVDGEGAEERLVLCVGQDVTEQLRAERDLREQQDFIRQVIDCDPNLIFVKDDCGTFLLANKAFADIFGKTAEEIVGQHERALNEHARADGFLSIDQQVFATLEERTVEEEILWHTGELRWYQTTKRPLVRPSGEVHVLGCSVDITTRLETHRKLEEAATEVERRAVEAFRQAEAKAALVEELDQKLGIIEAQHQEILTLSAPLLEVAGGVLAVPIVGAMTQTRAEEIMHRLLAAIVERQVASVVLDLTGLETIETHTADHLMSIVRAIRLLGADAVISGIRPAVAQTIVELGIDLSGFVTKRTLRAAIFSREVARSAAPPRRR; encoded by the coding sequence ATGAACGACGGTCGCCTTTCGGATGCGGCGCTCAGCGTCTTCCCCGAGCCGATCGCCATCGTCGACCGAGCCCTTCTGGTCCAGAAGGCCAACACGGCCTGGACCACGACGTTTGTTGATTCCCCGCTCGCCGAGCCCTCCCTCGCCGCCGCCCTCGCGAAGGTCCTCTCGGGCGAAACCACGCGCGCCGAGGTCACGCTCGAGACCCGCTCCGCGGAGCACGCCGTGACGATCGTGCCCGTGCCCGACGGCGACACGCGCGCCGCGCTCGTGCACGCGCGCCCCGTGCCCGTACGCGAGCCTGCGCCCCGATCCAGCGACGATCGGCTCCCCGCCACGCTCCTGCGCCGTGTCCTCGATCGCCTGCCCGTGACGGTCTCGCTCGTCGACGCCGAGGGCCGGAGCCTGTTCTCCAACGAGACGCGCGCCCGCTTGCTCGGCGCCGCTGCCAAGGAAGAGCGCGAGAGCGGTACGCGCGCGCTCTTGATCGACCCGGCCGACGCCGACTTCGTGCGCGAGGTCGAGGCGCGTGTCCTCGCCACGGGCACCGAGGAGATCATCACGAGCGACGTGCCCACCGCGCTCGGCACGCGCTCGATGTTCTTCCACCTCGTCCCCGTCGACGGCGAGGGCGCCGAAGAGCGGCTCGTCCTCTGCGTGGGGCAAGACGTCACCGAGCAGCTACGCGCCGAGCGGGATCTGCGCGAGCAGCAAGATTTCATCCGTCAGGTCATCGACTGCGATCCGAACCTGATCTTCGTGAAGGACGACTGCGGCACCTTCCTGCTCGCGAACAAGGCCTTCGCCGACATCTTCGGCAAGACGGCCGAGGAGATCGTCGGCCAGCACGAGCGCGCCCTGAACGAACACGCGCGGGCCGACGGCTTCCTGAGCATCGACCAGCAGGTCTTCGCCACGCTCGAGGAGCGCACGGTCGAGGAGGAGATCCTCTGGCACACGGGGGAGCTGCGCTGGTACCAGACGACGAAGCGCCCCCTCGTCCGGCCGAGCGGCGAGGTGCACGTGCTCGGCTGCAGCGTCGACATCACCACGCGCCTGGAGACCCACCGCAAGCTCGAAGAGGCGGCCACCGAGGTCGAGCGTCGCGCCGTCGAGGCTTTCCGGCAGGCCGAGGCCAAGGCCGCGCTCGTCGAGGAGCTCGACCAGAAGCTCGGCATCATCGAGGCCCAGCACCAGGAGATCCTCACGCTTTCCGCCCCGCTGCTCGAAGTGGCGGGGGGCGTGCTCGCGGTCCCCATCGTCGGCGCGATGACGCAGACCCGCGCCGAGGAGATCATGCACCGCCTGCTCGCGGCCATCGTCGAGCGGCAGGTCGCGAGCGTCGTCCTCGACCTCACGGGCCTCGAGACGATCGAGACCCACACGGCCGATCACCTGATGAGCATCGTGCGCGCCATCCGCCTGCTCGGCGCCGACGCGGTCATCAGCGGCATCCGCCCCGCCGTCGCACAGACCATCGTCGAGCTTGGCATCGACCTCTCCGGCTTCGTCACGAAACGCACCCTGCGCGCGGCGATCTTCTCGCGCGAGGTGGCCCGGAGCGCGGCCCCGCCGCGTCGGCGCTGA
- a CDS encoding Ig-like domain-containing protein → MQKYDVIEWSRRVLPVLGGMALAGCGGGEPVEAEGLVCAAPATSPLPASPASPLSWKGPGGPAQTYSTDVLGVNCAFLDGGPEDDKDHHNTVTMLDGYLVMPWAPEWGGGGLSTFRFDDPCAPAPVGTSFSPLMRETHAAGFARMNGWRAVVNGVNGIQFWDLGNPAAPVVTSDLSFKGVFWPDAYARVVLSVFWQAPYVYVAAADNGIFVVDASDPAKPVPITKFKFDPPLRAGAIFAVGNLLAVMAAEGSRTVLLDIGDPARPTPIPGGTFEIQDGAGVRQEAYHAHLNGDKAWYARKSMGGGVIIYDIANPEAPKYLGDYHAPDGNGGYVFLKENVAFIGESHFAEAVDVSDPTKPSLLRRFNLTGDLDTIIPIGNVVVLSVDDEAEKDQGSAVAPFLEAPDTRGPEVTMVNPRDSASAQPLTTRIGLTFGEFVDIGSLWEGSFLVRKVGTTEPIQGQYSGQEGIVNFWPASPLEPDTEYEVVVPAGGVVDFNGNPTQTEFRSTFKTGPCALPPPPPPYSEEEEE, encoded by the coding sequence ATGCAAAAATACGATGTCATCGAATGGTCCCGCCGTGTCTTGCCCGTGCTCGGCGGGATGGCGCTCGCCGGGTGCGGCGGGGGCGAGCCGGTCGAGGCCGAGGGGCTCGTTTGTGCGGCGCCTGCCACGAGCCCGCTCCCGGCGAGCCCGGCGAGCCCCCTCTCCTGGAAAGGGCCGGGGGGCCCGGCGCAGACGTATTCGACGGACGTCCTCGGGGTCAATTGCGCGTTTCTCGATGGCGGCCCCGAGGACGACAAGGATCACCACAACACCGTCACCATGCTCGACGGGTACCTCGTCATGCCGTGGGCGCCCGAGTGGGGCGGCGGCGGCCTCTCCACGTTCCGCTTCGACGATCCCTGCGCGCCCGCGCCCGTCGGCACGAGCTTCTCGCCGCTCATGCGCGAGACCCACGCCGCCGGGTTTGCCCGGATGAACGGCTGGAGGGCCGTCGTCAATGGCGTGAACGGCATTCAATTTTGGGATCTCGGCAACCCCGCGGCGCCCGTGGTCACGAGTGATCTCTCGTTCAAGGGCGTCTTCTGGCCCGACGCGTATGCGCGTGTCGTCCTCTCGGTCTTCTGGCAAGCCCCGTACGTCTACGTCGCCGCAGCCGACAATGGCATCTTTGTCGTGGACGCGAGTGACCCGGCCAAACCCGTCCCCATCACGAAGTTCAAATTCGATCCGCCGCTCCGCGCCGGCGCGATCTTCGCCGTGGGCAACCTGCTCGCGGTCATGGCCGCCGAGGGCTCGCGCACCGTGCTGCTCGACATTGGCGACCCGGCGCGGCCCACGCCCATCCCGGGCGGCACGTTCGAGATCCAGGACGGCGCGGGCGTCCGGCAGGAGGCCTATCACGCCCATTTGAACGGCGACAAGGCCTGGTACGCCCGCAAATCCATGGGCGGTGGCGTCATCATCTACGACATCGCGAACCCCGAGGCACCCAAGTACCTCGGCGATTACCACGCGCCCGACGGGAACGGTGGATACGTCTTCCTCAAGGAGAACGTGGCGTTCATCGGCGAGAGCCATTTCGCCGAGGCCGTCGACGTCTCCGATCCGACGAAGCCCTCGCTCCTCCGCCGCTTCAATCTCACGGGCGACCTCGATACGATCATCCCCATCGGCAACGTCGTGGTCCTCAGCGTCGACGACGAAGCCGAGAAGGACCAGGGGAGCGCCGTCGCGCCCTTCCTCGAAGCCCCGGACACGCGCGGGCCCGAGGTGACCATGGTGAACCCGCGCGACAGCGCCAGCGCGCAGCCGCTCACGACCCGGATCGGCCTCACGTTCGGCGAGTTCGTTGATATCGGATCGTTATGGGAGGGCTCGTTCCTCGTCCGCAAGGTCGGCACGACCGAGCCCATCCAGGGCCAGTATTCGGGGCAGGAAGGCATCGTGAACTTCTGGCCCGCCTCGCCGCTCGAACCCGACACCGAGTACGAGGTCGTCGTCCCTGCCGGCGGGGTCGTGGATTTCAACGGCAATCCCACGCAGACCGAATTCCGCTCGACGTTCAAGACCGGCCCCTGCGCCCTCCCGCCGCCGCCACCGCCCTACTCGGAAGAGGAGGAGGAATGA